A single region of the Neisseria zoodegmatis genome encodes:
- a CDS encoding ABC transporter six-transmembrane domain-containing protein: MWNTLKNIGTAHRKKLLLTFSIVALENLLFLIYPVFGGFAVNAVMQGKVWQALTYALLVLLMWLVGAARRSVDTRVFARIYSAIAVPVIVKQRIQGQTPSEIAARVALSREFVDFFEMHLPTAVTSLVSVFGAAIMLLVLEFWAGVLSLMILAVFLLLLPGFSRVSEKLYFKLNNRLERDVDMIQSAPEIMLHRHFGLVARLRILISNREALGYLCVGAAMAVLFGFTFVWITLNGYGSAGHIYSLTTYLWMFAMSLDDVPRLVESYSNLKDIARRVEVESIHSKQAV, translated from the coding sequence ATGTGGAATACTTTAAAAAATATCGGCACCGCACACCGCAAAAAGCTGTTGCTCACGTTCAGCATCGTGGCTTTGGAAAACCTGCTGTTTCTGATTTACCCCGTGTTCGGCGGTTTTGCCGTCAACGCGGTCATGCAGGGCAAGGTATGGCAGGCGCTGACTTACGCGCTTTTGGTATTGTTGATGTGGTTGGTGGGGGCGGCACGGCGCAGCGTCGATACGCGCGTGTTTGCCCGTATTTACAGCGCAATCGCCGTGCCTGTGATTGTGAAGCAGCGCATACAGGGGCAGACGCCGTCTGAAATTGCGGCGCGGGTGGCATTGTCGCGGGAATTTGTCGATTTTTTTGAAATGCATTTACCGACGGCGGTTACTTCGCTGGTGTCTGTGTTCGGCGCGGCCATTATGCTTTTGGTACTGGAGTTTTGGGCGGGCGTGTTGAGCCTGATGATTTTGGCGGTATTTTTGCTGTTGTTGCCGGGTTTTTCGCGCGTGAGCGAAAAACTGTATTTCAAACTCAACAACCGCTTGGAGCGCGATGTGGATATGATTCAGTCTGCTCCCGAAATCATGCTGCACAGGCATTTCGGTTTGGTTGCCCGTTTACGCATTCTGATTTCCAACCGCGAAGCATTGGGCTATCTGTGTGTCGGTGCCGCGATGGCAGTATTGTTCGGCTTTACTTTCGTGTGGATTACCTTAAACGGCTACGGCAGCGCAGGACATATCTATTCGCTCACCACTTATTTGTGGATGTTTGCCATGAGTTTGGACGATGTGCCGAGGCTGGTAGAAAGCTATTCCAATCTGAAGGACATTGCCCGTCGCGTGGAAGTGGAAAGCATTCATTCCAAGCAGGCCGTCTGA